In Aciduliprofundum sp. MAR08-339, a single window of DNA contains:
- a CDS encoding PRC-barrel domain-containing protein: MMTEATELIGLEIYTDKGYLLGTIKDVLLDVNDQIIYGLYVEKSNPLLVEDGVPVVVPYRWVKAVGDVILLKKFPSYINVT; the protein is encoded by the coding sequence ATGATGACGGAGGCAACTGAACTTATAGGTCTGGAAATCTACACGGATAAGGGTTATCTTCTCGGCACGATAAAGGATGTCCTGCTGGATGTGAACGACCAGATCATATACGGGCTATATGTGGAAAAGAGCAACCCACTTCTTGTTGAGGATGGTGTACCCGTTGTGGTGCCCTACCGCTGGGTAAAGGCAGTGGGTGATGTTATTCTTCTGAAGAAGTTTCCATCATACATAAATGTGACATGA